The Molothrus aeneus isolate 106 chromosome 15, BPBGC_Maene_1.0, whole genome shotgun sequence genome includes a region encoding these proteins:
- the PHYKPL gene encoding 5-phosphohydroxy-L-lysine phospho-lyase isoform X1, with the protein MRAVEPRSRQQTLALRRQLVGSSCKLFFPTDPVKITKAKGQYMYDENGRQYLDCINNVAHVGHCHPDIVKAAHEQNQLLNTNSRYLHDNLVDYAERLSKTLPEKLCIFYFLNSGSEANDLALRLARQYTKHEDVIVLDHAYHGHLTSLIDISPYKFRNLEGQKEWVHVAPVPDTYRGLYREDHEDPVTAYADEVKNIIEHAQKRGRKIAAFFVESLPSVGGQIIPPAGYFQKVAEHVHEAGGVFIADEIQVGFGRVGKHFWAFQLQGEDFIPDIVTMGKPIGNGHPLACVATTKEIAEAFAATGVEYFNTFGGNPVSCAIGLAVLDVIEKEHLQAHATEVGNFLMKTLKEQQIKHPIIGDVRGCGLFIGVDLIKDQAERTPATAEAEDLITRLKEKYILLSTDGPGRNVLKFKPPMCFNMEDAKFVVETIDKILTDMEKERLNQ; encoded by the exons ATGCGGGCGGTAGAGCCGCGCTCCCGGCAGCAGACCCTGGCCCTGCGGCGGCAGCTCGTCGG CTCTTCTTGCAAGCTGTTTTTCCCTACTGATCCAGTGAAGATCACGAAGGCCAAAGGCCAGTATATGTATGATGAGAATGGGAGACAGTACCTTGACTGCATAAACAATGTGGCTCATG TTGGACACTGTCACCCTGATATAGTAAAGGCAGCCCATGAACAGAATCAATTGTTAAATACAAATTCTCGTTATCTTCATGACAACTTGGTTGATTATGCAGAGAGACTTTCAAAAACACTGCCTGAGAAATTATGCATCTTCTATTTTTTGAATTCTGG GTCTGAAGCCAACGACCTTGCCCTGAGACTGGCACGGCAGTACACAAAACACGAGGATGTGATTGTTTTAGACCA TGCTTACCATGGACATCTGACATCTTTGATTGACATAAGCCCATATAAATTCAGAAATCTAGAAGGACAAAAGGAATGGGTCCACGTG GCTCCTGTTCCAGACACATACAGAGGACTTTATAGAGAAGACCATGAAGATCCAGTAACAGCCTATGCTGATGaagtaaaaaatattattgagCATGCACAGAAGAGAGGCAGAAAG attgctgcattttttgttGAATCTCTACCAAGTGTTGGTGGTCAAATCATTCCCCCAGCAGGATATTTTCAGAAGGTTGCAGA GCATGTGCACGAGGCAGGAGGTGTATTTATTGCTGATGAAATTCAAGTTGGCTTTGGCAGGGTTGGCAAGCACTTCTGGGCATTCCAGCTTCAGGGAGAAGATTTTATACCTGATATTGTCACTATGGGGAAGCCAATAGGAAATGGGCACCCACTTGCTTGTGtagcaacaacaaaagaaattgCAGAAGCTTTTGCGGCCACAGGAGTGGAGTATTTTAATACA TTTGGTGGGAACCCTGTTTCATGTGCCATTGGATTAGCTGTGTTGGATGTAATTGAGAAGGAACACCTTCAGGCTCATGCCACAGAGGTAGGCAACTTCTTGATGAAGACACTCAAGGAGCAGCAAATCAAGCATCCCATCATTGGTGATGTCAG aggtTGTGGTTTATTCATTGGAGTGGACTTAATCAAGGACCAGGCAGAAAGGACTCCAGCCACAGCAGAAGCGGAGGACCTAATAACAAG acttaaagaaaaatatattctacTGAGTACAGATGGGCCAGGAAGAAATGTGCTGAAATTCAAGCCCCCGATGTGTTTTAATATGGAGGATGCAAAATTTGTTGTGGAGACAATTGACAAAATACTAACAG ATATGGAAAAGGAACGTCTGAACCAATAG
- the HNRNPAB gene encoding heterogeneous nuclear ribonucleoprotein A/B isoform X2, translated as MSEAEQQLAAGATQNGHEAAESAGEQQAETGAAAAAAGAAGAAGAAAAAAGAGPAAGTAGTAASQNGAEGDQINASKNEEDAGKMFVGGLSWDTSKKDLKDYFTKFGEVTDCTIKMDPNTGRSRGFGFILFKEPGSVEKVLEQKEHRLDGRLIDPKKAMAMKKDPVKKIFVGGLNPEATEEKIREYFGEFGEIEAIELPMDPKTNKRRGFVFITFKEEDPVKKVLEKKFHNVSGSKCEIKVAQPKEVYQQQQFSSGGGRGSYGGRGRGGRGGGQGSANYGKTPRRGGHQNNYKPY; from the exons ATGTCGGAAGCGGAGCAGCAGCTGGCGGCCGGCGCCACCCAGAACGGGCACGAAGCGGCCGAGAgcgctggggagcagcaggccGAGACCGGCGCGGCCGctgcggcggcgggagcggcaggagcagcgggagcggcggcggcggcggcgggagccggCCCAGCGGCGGGAACAGCGGGCACGGCCGCCAGCCAGAATGGGGCCGAGGGCGATCAGATCAACGCCAGCAAGAACGAGGAGGACGCGGG GAAGATGTTTGTTGGTGGCCTCAGTTGGGATACAAGCAAAAAAGACTTGAAAGATTATTTCACCAAATTTGGTGAGGTAACCGACTGTACGATAAAGATGGACCCTAACACAGGAAGATCCAGAGGCTTTGGATTTATTCTCTTCAAAGAACCTGGCAGTGTTGAAAAG GTTCTGGAACAGAAAGAACACAGACTAGATGGACGACTAATTGATCCCAAGAAGGCCATGGCAATGAAAAAGGATccagtgaagaaaatatttgttggTGGGCTAAATCCAGAAGCTACAGAAGAGAAAATCAGGGAATACTTTGGAGAGTTTGGAGAG ATTGAAGCAATTGAACTGCCAATGGATCCAAAGACCAACAAAAGGAGGGGGTTTGTGTTCATCACTTTCAAGGAAGAGGATCCAGTGAAGAAGGTTTTGGAGAAAAAATTCCATAACGTCAGTGGAAGCAAG TGTGAGATTAAGGTAGCACAGCCAAAAGAAGTGTACCAGCAGCAACAGTTCAGtagtggaggaggaagaggtaGCTAtggaggaagaggcagaggTGGAAGAGGCGGCG GTCAAGGCAGTGCAAATTATGGGAAGACACCAAGACGTGGTGGTCATCAGAATAACTACAAGCCATATTGA
- the PHYKPL gene encoding 5-phosphohydroxy-L-lysine phospho-lyase isoform X2, protein MYDENGRQYLDCINNVAHVGHCHPDIVKAAHEQNQLLNTNSRYLHDNLVDYAERLSKTLPEKLCIFYFLNSGSEANDLALRLARQYTKHEDVIVLDHAYHGHLTSLIDISPYKFRNLEGQKEWVHVAPVPDTYRGLYREDHEDPVTAYADEVKNIIEHAQKRGRKIAAFFVESLPSVGGQIIPPAGYFQKVAEHVHEAGGVFIADEIQVGFGRVGKHFWAFQLQGEDFIPDIVTMGKPIGNGHPLACVATTKEIAEAFAATGVEYFNTFGGNPVSCAIGLAVLDVIEKEHLQAHATEVGNFLMKTLKEQQIKHPIIGDVRGCGLFIGVDLIKDQAERTPATAEAEDLITRLKEKYILLSTDGPGRNVLKFKPPMCFNMEDAKFVVETIDKILTDMEKERLNQ, encoded by the exons ATGTATGATGAGAATGGGAGACAGTACCTTGACTGCATAAACAATGTGGCTCATG TTGGACACTGTCACCCTGATATAGTAAAGGCAGCCCATGAACAGAATCAATTGTTAAATACAAATTCTCGTTATCTTCATGACAACTTGGTTGATTATGCAGAGAGACTTTCAAAAACACTGCCTGAGAAATTATGCATCTTCTATTTTTTGAATTCTGG GTCTGAAGCCAACGACCTTGCCCTGAGACTGGCACGGCAGTACACAAAACACGAGGATGTGATTGTTTTAGACCA TGCTTACCATGGACATCTGACATCTTTGATTGACATAAGCCCATATAAATTCAGAAATCTAGAAGGACAAAAGGAATGGGTCCACGTG GCTCCTGTTCCAGACACATACAGAGGACTTTATAGAGAAGACCATGAAGATCCAGTAACAGCCTATGCTGATGaagtaaaaaatattattgagCATGCACAGAAGAGAGGCAGAAAG attgctgcattttttgttGAATCTCTACCAAGTGTTGGTGGTCAAATCATTCCCCCAGCAGGATATTTTCAGAAGGTTGCAGA GCATGTGCACGAGGCAGGAGGTGTATTTATTGCTGATGAAATTCAAGTTGGCTTTGGCAGGGTTGGCAAGCACTTCTGGGCATTCCAGCTTCAGGGAGAAGATTTTATACCTGATATTGTCACTATGGGGAAGCCAATAGGAAATGGGCACCCACTTGCTTGTGtagcaacaacaaaagaaattgCAGAAGCTTTTGCGGCCACAGGAGTGGAGTATTTTAATACA TTTGGTGGGAACCCTGTTTCATGTGCCATTGGATTAGCTGTGTTGGATGTAATTGAGAAGGAACACCTTCAGGCTCATGCCACAGAGGTAGGCAACTTCTTGATGAAGACACTCAAGGAGCAGCAAATCAAGCATCCCATCATTGGTGATGTCAG aggtTGTGGTTTATTCATTGGAGTGGACTTAATCAAGGACCAGGCAGAAAGGACTCCAGCCACAGCAGAAGCGGAGGACCTAATAACAAG acttaaagaaaaatatattctacTGAGTACAGATGGGCCAGGAAGAAATGTGCTGAAATTCAAGCCCCCGATGTGTTTTAATATGGAGGATGCAAAATTTGTTGTGGAGACAATTGACAAAATACTAACAG ATATGGAAAAGGAACGTCTGAACCAATAG
- the HNRNPAB gene encoding heterogeneous nuclear ribonucleoprotein A/B isoform X1 has protein sequence MSEAEQQLAAGATQNGHEAAESAGEQQAETGAAAAAAGAAGAAGAAAAAAGAGPAAGTAGTAASQNGAEGDQINASKNEEDAGKMFVGGLSWDTSKKDLKDYFTKFGEVTDCTIKMDPNTGRSRGFGFILFKEPGSVEKVLEQKEHRLDGRLIDPKKAMAMKKDPVKKIFVGGLNPEATEEKIREYFGEFGEIEAIELPMDPKTNKRRGFVFITFKEEDPVKKVLEKKFHNVSGSKCEIKVAQPKEVYQQQQFSSGGGRGSYGGRGRGGRGGAQSQNWNQGYGNYWNQGYGNQGYGYQQGYGGYGGYDYSGYGYYGYGPGYDYSQGSANYGKTPRRGGHQNNYKPY, from the exons ATGTCGGAAGCGGAGCAGCAGCTGGCGGCCGGCGCCACCCAGAACGGGCACGAAGCGGCCGAGAgcgctggggagcagcaggccGAGACCGGCGCGGCCGctgcggcggcgggagcggcaggagcagcgggagcggcggcggcggcggcgggagccggCCCAGCGGCGGGAACAGCGGGCACGGCCGCCAGCCAGAATGGGGCCGAGGGCGATCAGATCAACGCCAGCAAGAACGAGGAGGACGCGGG GAAGATGTTTGTTGGTGGCCTCAGTTGGGATACAAGCAAAAAAGACTTGAAAGATTATTTCACCAAATTTGGTGAGGTAACCGACTGTACGATAAAGATGGACCCTAACACAGGAAGATCCAGAGGCTTTGGATTTATTCTCTTCAAAGAACCTGGCAGTGTTGAAAAG GTTCTGGAACAGAAAGAACACAGACTAGATGGACGACTAATTGATCCCAAGAAGGCCATGGCAATGAAAAAGGATccagtgaagaaaatatttgttggTGGGCTAAATCCAGAAGCTACAGAAGAGAAAATCAGGGAATACTTTGGAGAGTTTGGAGAG ATTGAAGCAATTGAACTGCCAATGGATCCAAAGACCAACAAAAGGAGGGGGTTTGTGTTCATCACTTTCAAGGAAGAGGATCCAGTGAAGAAGGTTTTGGAGAAAAAATTCCATAACGTCAGTGGAAGCAAG TGTGAGATTAAGGTAGCACAGCCAAAAGAAGTGTACCAGCAGCAACAGTTCAGtagtggaggaggaagaggtaGCTAtggaggaagaggcagaggTGGAAGAGGCGGCG CTCAAAGTCAAAATTGGAATCAAGGTTATGGCAATTACTGGAACCAGGGTTATGGGAATCAAGGATACGGCTATCAGCAAGGTTATGGTGGCTATGGAGGCTATGATTATTCAGGATATGGGTATTATGGATATGGACCAGGCTATGATTACA GTCAAGGCAGTGCAAATTATGGGAAGACACCAAGACGTGGTGGTCATCAGAATAACTACAAGCCATATTGA
- the NME5 gene encoding nucleoside diphosphate kinase homolog 5: MEVLMPDPQIYVERTLAIIKPDIIDKEEEIEDVILRSGFHILQKRRLQLSPEQCSNFYAEQFGKMFFPNLTAYMSSGPIVAMVLARNCAVSYWKELLGPSNSLRARITHPHSLRALYGTDELRNGLHGSVSISSAEKEIRFIFPEAILEPLPTGQRARDYLNLYVKPTLLAGLTALCREKPADPMIWLADWLIEHNPNKPKLQYHISQ; the protein is encoded by the exons ATGGAGGTCTTAATGCCTGATCCTCAGATTTATGTGGAAAGAACTCTGGCTATCATCAAACCAGATATCATTgataaagaagaagaaatagagGATGTCATTCTCCGATCAGGATTCCACATCCTTCAG AAACGGAGGCTCCAGTTAAGCCCAGAGCAATGTAGCAACTTCTATGCAGAACAatttggaaaaatgttttttcctaatttaaCAGCTTATATGAGTTCTGGTCCTATAGTTGCTATGGTTCTTGCTAGAAATTGTGCAGTCTCATACTGGAAGGAATTGCTTGGACCATCCAACAGCCTAAGAGCTAGGATAACTCACCCTCACAG CTTAAGAGCACTCTATGGCACTGACGAGCTGAGGAATGGGCTCCACGGCAGTGTCAGCATCTCCtcagcagagaaggaaattcGGTTCATATTTCCAGAAG CAATCTTGGAGCCACTTCCCACCGGACAGAGGGCTCGGGATTACCTGAACCTGTATGTGAAGCCCAcgctgctggcagggctcactgccctgtgcagagAGAAGCCAGCAGACCCCATG ATTTGGCTTGCTGACTGGCTGATTGAACACAATCCTAATAAACCTAAGCTACAATATCACATCTCTCAGTAA